The Streptomyces sp. NBC_01255 genome window below encodes:
- a CDS encoding MDR family MFS transporter: protein MATSGTTQAAEEKVPPARSVRVVLLALMIAMLLAMLDNMIIGTAMPTIVGELGGLEHLSWVVTAYTLATAASTPLWGKLGDMFGRKGVFLTSIVIFLIGSALSGMAQDMGQLIGFRTIQGLGAGGLMVGVMAIIGDLIPPRERGKYQGMMAGVMALAMIGGPLVGGTITDHWGWRWSFYINLPLGAVALAMVTTVLHLPKKQRVAGTRIDFLGAALLTVGITAIVLVTTWGGTEYAWSSATIVGLTVAGVASLAAFLWVETKAEDPIVPLHIFRSRNFTLMSLIGFITGFVMFGAVLYLPIFQQSVQGASATNSGLLLLPMLMAMMVVSLLVGRFTTSTGKYKIFPIVGGVLMTAGLFLLATMDTGTSRLTSGVYMALLGAGMGFLMQITMLVAQNSVEMKDMGVASSSTTLFRTLGSSFGVAIMGALFTSRVQDEMAARGGSGLTERTAQLDAASLAKLPEPLREAYQYAVSAGTHSAFLVAAAVSVVAFALALFVKEVALRGAGPAEPEPKAPAGDDAPKVAEKV from the coding sequence ATGGCGACCAGCGGGACAACGCAAGCAGCCGAGGAGAAGGTACCGCCGGCGCGCAGCGTCCGCGTCGTCCTCCTCGCCCTGATGATCGCGATGCTGCTCGCGATGCTGGACAACATGATCATCGGCACGGCGATGCCGACGATCGTCGGCGAGCTCGGCGGCCTGGAGCACCTCTCCTGGGTCGTCACCGCCTACACCCTGGCCACGGCCGCCTCCACCCCCCTCTGGGGCAAGCTCGGCGACATGTTCGGCCGCAAGGGCGTCTTCCTCACCTCGATCGTGATCTTCCTGATCGGCTCGGCGCTCAGCGGCATGGCCCAGGACATGGGCCAGCTCATCGGCTTCCGTACGATCCAGGGCCTCGGCGCCGGCGGCCTCATGGTCGGCGTCATGGCGATCATCGGCGACCTGATCCCGCCCCGTGAGCGCGGCAAGTACCAGGGCATGATGGCCGGCGTCATGGCCCTCGCCATGATCGGCGGACCGCTCGTCGGCGGCACCATCACCGACCACTGGGGCTGGCGCTGGTCCTTCTACATCAACCTGCCGCTCGGCGCCGTCGCCCTCGCCATGGTCACCACCGTCCTTCACCTGCCGAAGAAGCAGCGCGTCGCGGGCACCCGGATCGACTTCCTCGGCGCCGCACTGCTGACCGTCGGCATCACCGCGATCGTCCTCGTCACCACCTGGGGCGGCACGGAGTACGCCTGGAGCTCGGCCACCATCGTCGGCCTCACGGTCGCCGGAGTCGCCTCCCTCGCCGCGTTCCTGTGGGTGGAGACCAAGGCCGAGGACCCGATCGTGCCGCTGCACATCTTCCGCAGCCGCAACTTCACCCTGATGTCCCTGATCGGCTTCATCACCGGCTTCGTGATGTTCGGCGCGGTCCTCTACCTGCCGATCTTCCAGCAGTCCGTCCAGGGCGCCTCGGCGACCAACTCCGGTCTCCTGCTCCTGCCGATGCTGATGGCGATGATGGTCGTCTCGCTGCTCGTCGGCCGGTTCACCACCAGCACCGGCAAGTACAAGATCTTCCCGATCGTCGGCGGCGTCCTCATGACCGCCGGCCTCTTCCTCCTCGCCACGATGGACACCGGCACCTCGCGGCTGACGTCCGGCGTCTACATGGCGCTCCTCGGTGCCGGCATGGGCTTCCTCATGCAGATCACCATGCTCGTCGCGCAGAACAGCGTCGAGATGAAGGACATGGGCGTCGCCTCCTCCTCCACCACCCTCTTCCGGACCCTCGGCTCCTCCTTCGGCGTCGCGATCATGGGCGCGCTCTTCACGAGCCGGGTCCAGGACGAGATGGCGGCGCGCGGCGGGTCCGGGCTCACCGAGCGGACCGCGCAGCTCGACGCGGCGAGCCTCGCCAAGCTGCCGGAGCCGCTGCGCGAGGCCTACCAGTACGCGGTCTCCGCCGGCACCCACTCCGCCTTCCTGGTCGCCGCCGCGGTCTCCGTCGTCGCGTTCGCCCTCGCCCTCTTCGTCAAGGAGGTGGCGCTGCGCGGCGCCGGACCGGCGGAGCCGGAGCCGAAGGCGCCGGCGGGCGACGACGCCCCGAAGGTCGCCGAGAAGGTCTGA
- the cseC gene encoding two-component system sensor histidine kinase CseC, which yields MKPLALRTGVRWKIAVAIAAVGALIAVTLSVVVHNAARISMLDNAREVQMERLLFAQRMYETSKPKEPRFGTKINDPALPPQLDQLMRDRRRGTYVQEHRHGGPPDVWAAVPLANGDVLSLHIPFADRSAAIMNDLDRALVIGSVSVVFGGCALGVLIGGQLSRRLRKAAAAAGRVAQGNTDVRVRDAIGGVVRDETDELARAVDALTDALNERIEAERRVTADIAHELRTPVTGLLTAAELLPPGRPTELVRDRAQAMRTLVEDVLEVARLDSASERAELQEIALGEFVERRVRALDPEVVVRVVHESWVNTDPRRLERILGNLLANAAKHGKPPVEVTVEGRVVRVRDHGPGFPEALLKEGPSRFRTGTSDRAGQGHGLGLTIAAGQARVLGARLTFRNVASAAAPEGVGGAIAVLWLPDHAPTNTGSFPMLGQQLPD from the coding sequence GTGAAGCCGCTCGCCCTCCGTACCGGGGTCCGCTGGAAGATCGCCGTCGCCATCGCGGCGGTCGGCGCGCTCATCGCGGTCACGCTGAGCGTGGTCGTGCACAACGCCGCCCGCATCTCGATGCTCGACAACGCGCGCGAGGTGCAGATGGAGCGGCTGCTCTTCGCCCAGCGGATGTACGAGACGTCGAAGCCGAAGGAGCCCCGCTTCGGCACGAAGATCAACGACCCGGCGCTGCCGCCCCAGCTCGACCAGCTGATGCGGGACCGGCGGCGCGGCACGTACGTGCAGGAGCACCGGCACGGCGGGCCGCCCGACGTGTGGGCCGCGGTGCCCCTCGCCAACGGCGACGTCCTGTCGCTGCACATCCCCTTCGCCGACCGCAGCGCGGCGATCATGAACGATCTGGACCGGGCGCTCGTCATCGGCTCGGTCTCGGTGGTGTTCGGCGGCTGCGCCCTCGGCGTGCTCATCGGCGGCCAGCTCTCGCGGCGGCTGCGGAAGGCCGCCGCCGCGGCCGGGCGGGTCGCCCAGGGCAACACGGACGTACGGGTACGGGACGCGATCGGCGGGGTCGTCCGGGACGAGACCGACGAGCTGGCCCGGGCGGTCGACGCCCTGACCGACGCCCTGAACGAGCGGATCGAGGCCGAGCGCCGGGTCACCGCGGACATCGCGCACGAGCTGCGCACCCCCGTGACCGGGCTGCTCACGGCGGCCGAGCTGCTGCCGCCGGGGCGGCCGACCGAGCTAGTACGGGACCGGGCGCAGGCGATGCGGACGCTGGTCGAGGACGTCCTGGAGGTGGCCCGGCTCGACAGCGCGTCGGAGCGGGCCGAGCTCCAGGAGATCGCGCTCGGCGAGTTCGTGGAGCGGCGGGTGCGGGCGCTCGATCCGGAGGTGGTCGTCCGGGTCGTCCACGAGTCCTGGGTGAACACCGACCCGCGCCGCCTGGAGCGCATCCTCGGCAATCTCCTCGCCAACGCCGCCAAGCACGGCAAGCCGCCGGTCGAGGTCACGGTCGAGGGCCGGGTGGTACGGGTCCGCGACCACGGTCCGGGCTTCCCCGAGGCGCTTCTCAAGGAGGGCCCGAGCCGCTTCCGTACGGGGACGAGCGACCGCGCGGGCCAGGGCCACGGCCTGGGGCTGACGATCGCGGCGGGCCAGGCGCGGGTGCTCGGCGCCCGGCTGACCTTCCGGAACGTGGCCTCGGCGGCGGCCCCGGAGGGGGTGGGCGGCGCGATCGCGGTGCTGTGGCTGCCGGACCACGCGCCGACGAACACGGGCAGCTTCCCGATGCTGGGGCAGCAGCTGCCGGACTGA